In Fervidobacterium nodosum Rt17-B1, one genomic interval encodes:
- a CDS encoding MATE family efflux transporter, whose product MFKLALPSIVGSVMQSMYDIVDLFWIGRLSSKAIAGVTLFSTIFWIVEILNEIIGTSSVSMISQSYGKGDKKLTSKIIEQTLIFKGFVAVLASAILLVVLKPLMNFYTKDTEVVKAAIDYGYIRVFFMFAFFMTYSTFTALRNIGSAHLAMVNMVTGSIVNIFLDPIFMFDRVPFINIRGFNLGISGAAWATVVSTFISLGLGLFFLFRGVKDVKISLKGLFVLDWKIDAKLMTIGLPTGGEMLLRTLSYAFLIKFASGFGSEYISTIGILERIIGFSNIPIFGLSMATSTLVGFFLGKDDEKEAKNIVFVSLLYGLLIISIAVVVLITLRSNIYLFFTNDMNVIRIGSQGSLIVVPTLLFTTVSWLLSSGFFGAGLTIFTFISSFLSRWAIMIPYLFITVSILKLSAINFWLSFMMAELFEMFLVLYFFMKYPWTKKRVV is encoded by the coding sequence TTGTTTAAATTAGCCCTTCCATCGATTGTTGGTAGTGTTATGCAATCGATGTACGATATAGTGGATTTATTTTGGATAGGTAGGCTATCGTCTAAGGCGATAGCCGGTGTTACTTTATTTTCGACAATTTTTTGGATAGTCGAGATACTCAACGAAATAATAGGGACATCCTCCGTCTCTATGATTTCACAATCTTACGGAAAAGGAGACAAGAAGCTAACAAGTAAGATAATCGAGCAAACTCTTATATTCAAAGGTTTCGTCGCTGTTTTAGCCTCTGCAATACTTTTGGTTGTATTAAAACCGTTGATGAATTTTTATACGAAAGACACCGAAGTTGTAAAGGCAGCAATTGATTATGGATACATAAGAGTTTTCTTTATGTTTGCGTTTTTTATGACTTATTCCACATTTACCGCCCTTAGAAACATCGGTAGCGCGCATCTTGCTATGGTTAATATGGTTACCGGTTCTATTGTAAATATCTTTTTAGATCCGATTTTCATGTTTGATAGGGTTCCTTTTATCAATATCCGAGGTTTCAATTTGGGAATTTCTGGTGCCGCATGGGCAACAGTTGTTTCTACTTTTATATCCCTTGGATTAGGTTTATTCTTTTTATTTAGAGGGGTTAAGGACGTTAAGATATCCCTTAAAGGTTTGTTTGTTTTAGATTGGAAAATAGATGCAAAACTAATGACAATAGGTCTTCCCACTGGAGGAGAGATGTTACTTAGAACGCTTTCTTACGCGTTTTTGATAAAATTTGCCTCTGGATTCGGTTCAGAATATATAAGCACAATCGGTATCCTTGAAAGAATAATTGGTTTTTCAAATATACCTATCTTTGGTTTATCAATGGCAACTAGTACACTTGTTGGTTTTTTCTTAGGTAAAGATGATGAAAAAGAGGCAAAAAATATTGTGTTTGTTTCGTTATTGTACGGTTTATTGATAATATCCATAGCTGTTGTTGTGTTAATTACACTCAGAAGTAATATCTATTTATTTTTCACAAATGATATGAATGTAATTAGAATTGGAAGTCAAGGCTCTTTAATTGTAGTTCCAACATTACTTTTCACAACAGTGAGTTGGCTATTATCAAGTGGTTTTTTCGGCGCGGGGCTAACGATTTTTACCTTCATATCAAGCTTTTTAAGTAGATGGGCTATTATGATCCCATATCTTTTCATTACTGTAAGTATACTTAAATTAAGCGCGATTAACTTTTGGCTTTCTTTCATGATGGCTGAATTGTTTGAGATGTTTCTTGTTTTGTACTTTTTCATGAAATATCCGTGGACGAAAAAAAGGGTGGTGTAG
- a CDS encoding VWA-like domain-containing protein translates to MSDIEKKLDNVLANLIKINSFYAYILMGSKFKEANVKNIKLTITRNGDFLFLYNPVSVKIKSEIFFEGLILHELMHFINRHYLIKPKDKRDKAIWNLAQDAAINQFIPQLDALSVPLNVLIEEGHGADNDVIFVGPPANMLNRTAEEYHDYIIEEFLKKGNYDIEAIAEKLPQNHEIESDIPTDMIVELVQQKVGKAFNLFGKELPSGLRQDIEIFISKPVINWEVAIRRFAGLSQKGDKYSTPLRPNRRYDDQPGWRYIYDPKLTVIIDTSGSIIEEELNAFMSEIESLARLGVELNVIQVDKSVTFVGKYKRGEWKNFEVYGGGETDLQPAVDIAQKDFRSEGIIIFTDGYVDLPKVDRRVLFVLSKKHNPEFYIDTKKIYGNVYVLS, encoded by the coding sequence ATGTCAGATATTGAAAAAAAATTAGATAATGTTTTGGCCAATTTAATAAAAATTAACTCATTTTATGCGTATATTCTCATGGGAAGTAAATTCAAAGAAGCAAATGTAAAAAACATAAAGCTTACTATTACAAGAAATGGGGATTTTTTATTTTTATACAATCCTGTGAGTGTAAAAATTAAATCTGAAATATTTTTTGAAGGGTTGATATTACACGAATTGATGCATTTCATAAATAGGCATTACTTGATAAAACCAAAAGATAAACGAGATAAAGCTATATGGAACCTTGCTCAAGATGCTGCTATTAACCAATTTATTCCGCAACTTGATGCACTTAGTGTTCCTCTAAATGTTTTGATAGAAGAAGGACATGGCGCAGATAACGACGTTATATTTGTTGGTCCACCAGCTAATATGTTGAATAGAACCGCTGAAGAGTATCATGACTACATAATAGAGGAATTTTTAAAGAAGGGAAATTACGATATAGAAGCAATTGCAGAAAAGTTGCCACAAAATCATGAGATAGAAAGTGATATACCAACTGACATGATTGTTGAACTAGTCCAGCAGAAGGTTGGCAAAGCTTTTAATCTTTTTGGAAAAGAACTTCCATCTGGTTTAAGGCAAGATATTGAAATATTTATATCTAAACCTGTTATAAATTGGGAAGTGGCAATTAGAAGATTCGCTGGACTATCACAAAAAGGAGATAAATATTCTACACCTCTGAGACCTAATAGAAGATACGATGATCAACCTGGATGGAGGTATATCTACGACCCCAAACTAACTGTAATAATTGACACAAGTGGAAGTATAATAGAAGAAGAGCTAAATGCTTTTATGTCAGAAATAGAGAGTTTAGCCCGATTGGGTGTCGAATTAAATGTTATCCAAGTAGATAAGTCAGTTACATTCGTTGGAAAATACAAGAGAGGAGAATGGAAGAATTTCGAAGTTTACGGCGGTGGTGAAACTGACTTACAACCCGCTGTAGATATAGCCCAAAAAGATTTCAGAAGTGAAGGTATAATAATATTCACAGATGGTTATGTTGACCTTCCAAAAGTCGATAGAAGAGTTCTTTTTGTACTTAGTAAAAAGCACAATCCAGAATTTTACATCGATACTAAAAAAATATACGGCAATGTCTACGTTCTAAGTTGA
- a CDS encoding YaaR family protein, whose amino-acid sequence MRIEPPSNDPKLKSASIKGKKTNKKDAVNRKAESSFFGIFEEAEAEVIRKTIEELVNEVVEAGNDFVRSPTQDNLKKYKERIKNILKYVEKNLYKIAGKYDFNVSQPRLHIIAEQIDERLMQISSLLMEAEKDTIKLAQKVGEINGLLFDIYK is encoded by the coding sequence TTGCGAATTGAACCACCTTCAAATGACCCCAAATTGAAGAGTGCATCTATAAAGGGTAAAAAAACTAATAAAAAAGATGCTGTTAATAGAAAAGCGGAATCAAGCTTCTTTGGTATATTTGAAGAAGCTGAAGCTGAAGTGATAAGAAAAACTATCGAGGAATTAGTAAACGAAGTCGTTGAAGCTGGTAACGATTTTGTACGTTCACCAACCCAAGACAATTTAAAAAAATACAAAGAGCGCATTAAAAATATTCTAAAATACGTTGAAAAGAATCTATACAAAATCGCAGGAAAGTACGATTTTAATGTTTCCCAACCAAGGCTTCACATAATAGCGGAGCAAATTGATGAAAGATTAATGCAAATATCCTCGTTATTGATGGAAGCAGAGAAAGACACTATTAAACTTGCTCAAAAAGTTGGGGAAATAAATGGTTTGCTATTTGATATCTACAAATGA
- the galT gene encoding galactose-1-phosphate uridylyltransferase, translating to MPEYRKDPVVKRWVIISTERAKRPHDFQVQPEETKVGFCPFDYGNEHTTPPEILAFRPPETQPNTPGWWVRVVSNKFPAVDSELPVDRYGHGMYDAMTGFGYHEVIVETPDHNSTFALYDYKQTEEVIWAYLTRFRAMAQDERVKYILIFRNHGKDGGASLAHPHSQIIATPIVPKTVQEELDGAKDYYSYKERCVFCDMINQEKIEGRRVIEENEHFIAFEPYAARFPFETWVLPKRHSHNFGNISEQEVKAFAQIMKDVLHRIHVVLNNPPYNFLIHTAPVGEEGKLYYHWHVEIIPRLTRVAGFEWGSGFYINPVPPEDAAKYLVENYKEIMESQNK from the coding sequence ATGCCTGAATATAGAAAAGACCCTGTTGTAAAAAGGTGGGTAATTATCTCCACGGAACGTGCAAAGCGTCCTCATGATTTTCAAGTTCAACCCGAAGAGACAAAAGTTGGGTTCTGTCCTTTTGACTATGGTAATGAACACACAACTCCGCCTGAAATCCTTGCGTTCAGGCCACCAGAGACCCAACCAAACACCCCGGGTTGGTGGGTTAGGGTAGTGTCTAACAAATTTCCAGCTGTTGACTCTGAATTACCAGTGGATAGATACGGTCACGGAATGTACGATGCGATGACAGGATTTGGCTATCATGAGGTAATAGTCGAAACACCTGACCATAATTCAACTTTCGCACTGTACGATTACAAACAAACAGAGGAAGTTATCTGGGCTTACCTAACAAGATTCAGAGCTATGGCGCAAGATGAAAGAGTTAAGTATATACTTATATTTAGAAATCACGGTAAAGATGGAGGAGCCTCACTTGCACATCCACACAGCCAGATAATTGCAACTCCAATAGTGCCAAAAACCGTCCAAGAGGAACTCGATGGTGCAAAAGATTATTATTCATACAAAGAAAGATGTGTATTTTGTGATATGATAAACCAAGAAAAAATTGAAGGTAGAAGAGTGATTGAAGAAAATGAACACTTTATAGCTTTTGAACCATACGCTGCAAGATTCCCATTTGAAACCTGGGTACTGCCAAAAAGGCATTCGCATAACTTTGGAAATATATCTGAACAAGAAGTAAAGGCATTTGCGCAGATTATGAAAGATGTTTTGCATAGGATCCATGTTGTTCTCAATAATCCACCATACAATTTTCTAATTCACACAGCTCCTGTTGGTGAAGAAGGGAAGCTCTATTATCACTGGCACGTTGAAATTATTCCAAGGCTCACAAGAGTTGCAGGGTTTGAGTGGGGTTCAGGATTTTACATAAACCCTGTTCCACCAGAAGATGCAGCGAAGTATCTTGTGGAAAATTACAAAGAGATAATGGAAAGTCAAAACAAGTGA
- a CDS encoding undecaprenyl-diphosphate phosphatase: MKEFFLGIIQGLTEFLPVSSSGHLALFSKIISFPSDLALFAFFHIATFFAVFILLFNDIWNILYGLVRSDKNMWNLALKIIISSIPAGIVGLFFESKVEAAFSSQKLIGVFFLVTAAALWLSDKYSGNKTLNDITYLDALIVGLFQAIAVLPGISRSGFTLIGALLIGMTRVDAFKYSFLLSLPITLAAGLLELKNVDLTTATLSGFAGAFISGLVALILVRFVTISAHLKYFSIYLLIPAIVSFFMK, from the coding sequence TTGAAAGAATTTTTTTTGGGAATTATTCAGGGATTAACAGAATTTTTGCCAGTCTCAAGCTCAGGTCACCTTGCTTTATTCTCAAAGATCATAAGTTTTCCATCTGACCTTGCCTTATTTGCATTTTTTCACATAGCAACCTTTTTTGCTGTATTTATACTACTTTTCAATGATATTTGGAACATCTTATACGGCCTTGTGAGATCGGATAAAAATATGTGGAATTTAGCCTTAAAAATAATTATTTCATCAATACCTGCAGGGATTGTTGGACTTTTTTTTGAATCAAAGGTAGAGGCTGCTTTTTCTTCACAAAAATTGATTGGTGTATTTTTTTTGGTAACTGCCGCAGCTTTGTGGCTTTCTGACAAATATTCTGGAAATAAAACACTGAACGACATAACATATCTAGATGCTTTAATTGTTGGTCTTTTCCAAGCAATCGCCGTTTTACCAGGTATCTCAAGAAGTGGTTTTACACTAATCGGTGCTTTATTGATAGGAATGACAAGGGTGGATGCGTTCAAATACTCGTTTTTACTCAGTCTTCCAATAACTTTAGCCGCTGGGTTGCTTGAATTGAAAAATGTAGATCTTACAACTGCTACACTATCTGGGTTTGCCGGTGCCTTTATATCTGGATTGGTTGCGCTCATACTTGTTAGATTTGTCACCATTTCTGCTCATTTGAAATACTTCTCCATATATCTTTTAATTCCTGCAATTGTAAGTTTTTTTATGAAGTGA
- a CDS encoding MFS transporter, which yields MSQPLLITLFTFIDGLAQGIYGTLFNLVLRQSGVPTSIVGKITSNSLWGAAFFGLVFGFFADKFDKKKLIIFSQLLGIFFGVYRVITKSYFQLIITSFFFGGFTSATSIILSTLLVLKTDSDNRAKFFGLNFGVGMFTGVIGNVLGGVLGDMFPAKWVLITASLSRIFAIIPLRKLRIQNEVNLKNSNVIDFQEFISVFSPKKSKVVFYYMLSTISVGFGAGLFVSFGNVIFYDLFKMSASVIGIILALAQLATSLGAVFSHKLGKRFGDMNILIFSYVVVPILIVSLSFVREPITFTSVYIVRFAVMNMVSPLLSALVYSNVRRDKIATINGANNFVNNVSRALSAEMFSLLTAFKNGYTLIFVISSIFYFANAYVMIKMYKHIKNSV from the coding sequence ATGTCTCAACCTTTGCTTATAACTTTATTCACCTTTATCGATGGACTTGCTCAGGGGATATACGGAACACTATTTAATTTAGTTTTAAGACAAAGCGGAGTTCCAACAAGTATTGTTGGAAAAATAACTTCTAATAGTTTGTGGGGAGCGGCATTTTTTGGATTGGTATTTGGCTTTTTTGCTGATAAGTTCGATAAGAAAAAACTGATAATATTTTCGCAATTGTTAGGTATATTTTTTGGCGTATACCGTGTAATCACCAAATCTTATTTTCAACTGATTATCACTTCGTTCTTTTTTGGTGGGTTCACTTCAGCTACTTCCATAATTTTATCGACTCTCTTAGTTCTTAAAACTGATAGTGACAATAGGGCAAAATTTTTTGGTTTAAATTTCGGAGTTGGAATGTTTACCGGAGTTATAGGAAATGTTTTGGGTGGAGTACTTGGCGATATGTTTCCAGCAAAATGGGTTCTTATCACTGCAAGCCTTTCAAGAATTTTTGCTATAATTCCTTTAAGAAAATTGAGGATTCAAAATGAAGTAAATCTTAAAAATTCCAATGTTATTGACTTTCAAGAATTTATATCTGTATTTTCTCCTAAAAAATCTAAAGTAGTTTTCTACTATATGCTATCAACGATAAGTGTTGGTTTCGGGGCTGGATTGTTCGTTAGTTTTGGAAATGTCATATTTTACGATTTATTCAAAATGAGTGCTTCCGTTATAGGTATAATTTTAGCTTTGGCGCAATTGGCAACAAGCCTTGGGGCAGTGTTTTCTCACAAACTTGGTAAGAGGTTCGGCGATATGAATATACTTATCTTTTCTTACGTAGTTGTACCTATACTTATAGTCTCTTTAAGTTTTGTGAGAGAACCGATAACATTTACAAGTGTCTATATAGTTAGATTCGCAGTTATGAACATGGTTAGTCCTTTGCTAAGCGCACTCGTTTATTCAAATGTTAGGCGTGATAAGATTGCAACTATAAACGGCGCTAATAATTTCGTTAATAATGTATCACGTGCTCTGTCTGCTGAGATGTTTTCACTTCTAACTGCTTTTAAAAATGGTTATACACTTATATTCGTAATAAGTTCCATTTTCTACTTTGCAAACGCTTATGTTATGATAAAGATGTACAAGCATATTAAAAATTCCGTATAA
- a CDS encoding MBL fold metallo-hydrolase — MQFELLNIGGSIRVPKSVEIAYSTACLLKNENRLILIDPGDYTSFHTLEEALENRNIKLEDITDILLTHLHLDHAYATKIFPNATIYIHPAYKNKPYDKFGLIKSKLYREIMDSWKKVIEINAGDILFDKIRVFHTPWHSKEHCSFLIDTENMGRVFYTGDIVMNRVEFYDIIRLLRNDDCSRFVNKIRKKCDYIVFTHDEPVESSRF, encoded by the coding sequence ATGCAGTTCGAATTACTAAATATAGGTGGTAGTATTCGTGTTCCAAAATCTGTAGAGATCGCGTACTCAACAGCTTGTCTTTTAAAAAACGAAAATAGATTAATCTTAATTGACCCAGGAGATTACACATCGTTTCATACTTTAGAAGAAGCTTTGGAAAACAGAAATATCAAATTAGAAGATATCACCGATATTTTACTGACTCATCTCCATCTAGACCACGCATACGCAACCAAAATCTTTCCGAACGCCACTATATACATACATCCTGCCTATAAGAATAAACCATATGATAAATTTGGCCTTATTAAAAGTAAATTGTATAGAGAAATAATGGATTCATGGAAAAAAGTCATTGAGATAAATGCAGGGGATATTCTTTTTGATAAAATCAGAGTTTTTCATACACCCTGGCATTCAAAAGAACATTGCTCGTTTCTCATAGATACGGAAAATATGGGAAGAGTTTTTTATACCGGCGATATAGTTATGAACCGCGTGGAATTTTATGATATAATTAGATTATTAAGAAACGACGATTGCTCGAGATTCGTCAATAAAATTAGAAAAAAATGCGATTATATAGTATTTACACATGATGAACCGGTAGAATCTTCCAGATTTTGA
- a CDS encoding glycogen synthase: protein MRIAMVSYEVYPFAKVGGLADVVGALPKYLERQNINVDIYMPYHKKVKQNAEKYGWAIEKITEKVDASMLRTEEKFEIYKTMLPGTKEVNVFLINNEYYFNADEVYAGPDLAEQAIFFSYSVIEAIRKLNFEYDIVHVNDWQTALIPVYLKTVFRDDPLLSKIATVLTIHNLGYQGIFEPEYLRFAGLPDYLYNIDGIEFYGKINFLKGGIIFSDIINTVSPTYAKEIQQKEYGEKLEGVLRARSSDLYGILNGIDYEEFNPLTDNKIYVNYDLNTIEKKKENKKLLQKELGLPERDVPMFGMINRLVDQKGLDIMAEIMDYVSLFDIQFVLLGTGEEKYENMFKKLGEKYPEKYSINLKFDIVLAQKIYAGCDMFLMPSRYEPCGLGQMYSLRYGTIPIVRYTGGLADTVKEYNPETKEGNGFGFEGFDPAHLLKAMARAIYFYNSKEDWNTLIKNAMTMDLSWDKSAKEYVKLYQRAKSKVQR from the coding sequence ATGAGAATAGCAATGGTATCTTATGAAGTGTACCCATTTGCAAAAGTTGGCGGTTTGGCGGATGTTGTTGGTGCTTTGCCTAAGTACTTGGAAAGACAGAATATAAACGTCGATATCTATATGCCATACCATAAAAAAGTTAAACAAAATGCTGAAAAATATGGATGGGCAATTGAAAAAATCACAGAAAAAGTAGACGCATCAATGTTGAGAACAGAAGAAAAGTTCGAAATTTATAAAACAATGTTACCCGGCACAAAAGAAGTTAACGTTTTTCTTATTAACAATGAATATTATTTCAACGCGGATGAAGTTTATGCTGGTCCAGATCTCGCAGAACAAGCTATATTTTTTTCATATAGTGTAATAGAAGCTATAAGAAAGCTGAATTTTGAATATGATATTGTCCACGTAAACGATTGGCAAACTGCTTTGATACCTGTTTATTTAAAGACTGTATTCAGAGATGATCCTTTACTATCGAAAATAGCTACTGTATTAACAATTCATAATCTTGGATACCAGGGGATATTTGAACCGGAATATTTAAGATTTGCGGGATTGCCTGATTATCTGTACAATATAGATGGTATAGAGTTTTACGGTAAAATAAACTTTTTAAAGGGTGGAATTATCTTCTCGGATATTATAAACACTGTAAGCCCAACTTACGCGAAGGAAATCCAGCAAAAAGAATATGGTGAAAAATTGGAAGGGGTTTTAAGGGCAAGGTCTTCAGACTTGTATGGAATATTAAATGGCATAGATTACGAAGAGTTTAATCCACTTACAGATAATAAGATTTACGTAAACTATGATTTAAATACCATCGAGAAAAAGAAAGAAAACAAAAAACTCCTACAAAAAGAACTTGGATTACCTGAAAGAGACGTTCCAATGTTTGGAATGATAAATAGACTTGTTGACCAAAAAGGTCTTGATATAATGGCTGAAATAATGGATTATGTTTCACTATTTGATATCCAATTTGTACTATTAGGTACAGGTGAAGAAAAATATGAAAATATGTTCAAAAAACTTGGAGAAAAGTATCCAGAAAAATATTCCATAAATCTTAAGTTTGATATTGTGCTTGCGCAAAAAATATACGCTGGCTGTGATATGTTCTTAATGCCTTCAAGATACGAGCCATGTGGATTGGGTCAAATGTACAGTCTCAGGTATGGTACCATCCCTATTGTCAGATACACTGGAGGCTTAGCTGACACTGTCAAAGAATACAATCCAGAAACAAAAGAAGGAAACGGTTTTGGATTTGAAGGATTTGATCCCGCGCACTTACTTAAAGCTATGGCAAGGGCAATTTACTTCTACAATAGTAAAGAAGATTGGAACACTTTGATAAAGAACGCAATGACAATGGATTTAAGTTGGGATAAATCGGCGAAAGAATACGTAAAACTTTATCAAAGAGCTAAATCCAAGGTACAAAGATAA
- a CDS encoding Mrp/NBP35 family ATP-binding protein, with product MDFKLSEDQKISTLKENVKHFIAVLSGKGGVGKTTVSVNLSTALAESGYNVGILDLDIHGPDIVRMLGGNAIPGVDEDERIVPAQILPNLKALSISMLVEEGKPIIWRGPLKHSAIKQFLGDTNWGQLDFMIFDLPPGTGDEALSLLQTLGNIDGIIVVTTPQRVALDDVRRAIAFVHSMNQKVLGIVENMSYMKCKDEIVYPFGKGGADKLAEEYNIPVLGRIPMDPKALELLDEGKPITLYYRGSEIEKSFRELAENVAKNVEK from the coding sequence ATGGATTTTAAGCTATCAGAAGATCAAAAGATAAGTACACTGAAGGAAAACGTGAAACATTTCATAGCAGTACTCAGCGGTAAGGGCGGTGTTGGCAAAACGACCGTATCTGTGAATTTGTCAACCGCTTTGGCAGAAAGTGGTTACAACGTTGGCATCCTTGATTTAGATATACACGGTCCAGATATAGTTAGAATGCTAGGTGGCAATGCTATACCAGGTGTCGATGAAGATGAAAGAATTGTTCCAGCCCAAATATTGCCAAATTTGAAGGCGCTTTCCATTTCAATGCTTGTTGAAGAAGGTAAGCCTATTATATGGCGTGGACCACTTAAACATTCTGCAATTAAACAATTTTTGGGTGATACAAATTGGGGACAACTTGACTTTATGATTTTCGACCTTCCACCCGGAACAGGTGATGAAGCGCTGAGCTTATTACAAACGCTTGGAAACATCGATGGAATTATCGTAGTGACAACCCCTCAAAGGGTTGCGCTTGATGATGTGAGAAGAGCTATCGCTTTTGTTCATTCAATGAATCAAAAAGTTTTAGGCATAGTAGAAAACATGTCTTACATGAAATGTAAAGACGAAATTGTATATCCATTTGGAAAAGGTGGAGCGGATAAACTTGCTGAAGAATATAACATTCCAGTTTTAGGAAGAATTCCAATGGATCCGAAGGCTCTTGAATTATTAGATGAAGGTAAACCTATAACACTTTACTATCGGGGTAGCGAAATTGAAAAATCGTTTAGGGAATTAGCTGAAAACGTTGCAAAAAATGTTGAAAAATGA